A region of bacterium (Candidatus Blackallbacteria) CG13_big_fil_rev_8_21_14_2_50_49_14 DNA encodes the following proteins:
- a CDS encoding GNAT family N-acetyltransferase, translated as MSEPPRFIFRILKPEDSRAYRAVRLESLKTFPECFGADYQAQSQLPKLFFEQEIETGSRENIMLGAFADSRLIGLCGLIRPQSDRAEIIQMYLNPRYQGLGLGAKLLAEATEIAQTHLQAKTLSLAVFTHNQQALRTYLKAGFEIVSTQPERNEYLMQKKIG; from the coding sequence ATGTCTGAGCCGCCCAGGTTTATCTTTCGCATTCTCAAGCCTGAAGACAGCCGGGCCTACCGGGCGGTACGGCTCGAAAGCCTGAAAACCTTTCCTGAATGCTTTGGTGCCGATTATCAGGCCCAAAGCCAATTGCCCAAACTCTTTTTCGAACAGGAAATTGAGACCGGGAGCCGCGAGAATATCATGCTGGGGGCTTTTGCGGACTCAAGGCTGATTGGCCTCTGTGGGTTGATCAGGCCCCAGTCAGACAGGGCTGAAATCATTCAAATGTATCTCAACCCTCGCTACCAGGGCTTGGGCCTGGGGGCAAAACTCTTGGCAGAGGCCACTGAAATTGCCCAAACCCACCTGCAGGCAAAAACCCTGAGCCTTGCTGTTTTCACCCACAACCAGCAAGCTCTCAGGACCTATCTGAAAGCCGGTTTTGAAATCGTCTCCACCCAGCCTGAGCGGAATGAATATTTGATGCAGAAAAAGATCGGCTAG
- a CDS encoding cytochrome C biogenesis protein: protein MDPFARSVDIWTALGAGVFSFISPCILPIIPSYMFFISGTSAGALQAEEMEINEKKRQQRQIIFSSLFFILGFSLVFVALGATATSLGGLLKTHQDLLRKIGGIVIIVLGLHMMGVIQIKALLYEKRMHLKARPPGYFGAFLVGLSFALGWTPCIGPILGAILAIASTKNSVGEGIGLLAMYSLGLAIPFFVTALMMDQIFVHFRKLQKHMQKISIASGVFLILIGILIFTNFLQTLSNMLQGALILPLA from the coding sequence ATGGATCCTTTTGCCCGTTCTGTAGATATTTGGACCGCCCTGGGCGCTGGGGTCTTTTCGTTTATTTCGCCCTGCATTCTGCCAATTATTCCTTCGTATATGTTTTTTATCTCAGGAACTTCGGCAGGAGCCCTTCAGGCTGAAGAAATGGAGATTAACGAAAAAAAGCGCCAACAGCGTCAGATTATCTTCAGTTCTCTGTTTTTTATTCTGGGTTTCTCGCTGGTCTTTGTGGCCCTGGGAGCCACGGCTACCAGCCTGGGCGGCCTGCTCAAAACGCATCAGGATTTGCTGCGTAAAATTGGCGGAATCGTGATTATTGTACTCGGCCTGCATATGATGGGCGTGATTCAGATCAAGGCCCTGCTCTATGAAAAACGCATGCACCTCAAAGCCCGGCCACCCGGCTATTTTGGCGCATTTTTGGTCGGGCTCAGTTTTGCCCTGGGCTGGACCCCTTGTATCGGCCCCATTCTGGGCGCGATTCTGGCAATTGCCAGTACCAAAAACTCAGTCGGCGAAGGCATTGGTCTCTTGGCCATGTATTCGCTGGGACTGGCAATACCCTTCTTTGTGACCGCTTTGATGATGGATCAGATTTTTGTTCACTTTCGCAAACTGCAAAAACACATGCAGAAAATTTCAATTGCCAGTGGCGTATTTCTGATTCTGATCGGCATTTTGATTTTTACCAATTTTCTACAAACCTTGTCGAATATGTTGCAGGGCGCATTGATCCTGCCATTAGCCTGA
- a CDS encoding NAD(+) kinase: MAAPAIGIIYNLYKTYRCDTQHIAQEVAQWLSARGENVYIFASHYNSNEEFEKDTSDVRLKMALVLGGDGTVLYAARMLAPHGVPLLCINAGSLGFISETALEDLYPALEKLLAGEYVIQERSMMQIEVLDENYQPRLMFHALNDAAIMRHPLSYIIDLATYVDGEYVTTYRADGLIIASATGSTAYSLSSGGPIMMPDVSAYIINPICPHALFNRSLCIPEWKETMVKVLLREPTQEVLITIDGQANQQLYHRDIIKISRSFYKTRLIKFQKNDFFHIMRQKLFLGR, encoded by the coding sequence ATGGCTGCTCCCGCCATTGGGATCATTTATAATCTTTATAAAACCTATCGCTGCGATACCCAGCATATTGCCCAGGAAGTGGCTCAGTGGCTTTCTGCCCGTGGCGAAAACGTCTATATTTTTGCATCACACTATAATTCCAACGAAGAGTTTGAGAAAGATACAAGTGATGTGCGCCTGAAAATGGCCTTGGTGCTGGGGGGCGATGGCACTGTGCTTTATGCCGCCCGTATGCTCGCCCCCCATGGCGTGCCCCTACTCTGTATCAATGCCGGTTCGCTTGGCTTTATTTCTGAAACAGCCCTCGAAGATCTTTACCCAGCGCTTGAAAAGCTTTTGGCGGGTGAATATGTGATTCAGGAACGTTCCATGATGCAAATTGAGGTTCTGGATGAAAATTACCAGCCCCGCCTGATGTTTCATGCCCTGAACGATGCTGCGATTATGCGTCACCCGCTCTCGTATATTATCGACCTGGCGACCTATGTCGATGGCGAATATGTCACCACCTACCGCGCAGATGGCCTGATCATTGCTTCAGCAACAGGTTCTACGGCCTATTCACTCAGTTCGGGGGGGCCGATCATGATGCCCGATGTTTCAGCCTATATCATCAACCCGATTTGCCCCCATGCTTTGTTTAACCGTTCACTGTGTATTCCTGAGTGGAAAGAAACCATGGTCAAAGTGCTGCTGCGTGAACCCACCCAAGAAGTCTTGATTACGATTGATGGTCAGGCCAATCAGCAGCTTTACCACCGCGATATTATCAAGATCAGCCGTTCATTTTATAAAACCCGCCTGATCAAATTCCAGAAAAATGATTTCTTCCATATTATGCGCCAGAAACTGTTTCTAGGCCGTTAA
- a CDS encoding DUF2892 domain-containing protein, with translation MKVNEGNMDRIIRLVLAAGIGGFGMMTGSWLGLVALIPLGTALIGWCPLYQLFGLNTCPLQNKA, from the coding sequence ATGAAAGTAAATGAAGGAAATATGGATCGCATCATCCGGTTGGTATTGGCTGCAGGGATTGGCGGTTTCGGTATGATGACAGGCAGTTGGCTCGGTTTGGTGGCTCTGATTCCACTGGGAACCGCCCTGATAGGCTGGTGCCCCCTTTACCAGCTCTTTGGCCTGAATACCTGCCCTTTGCAGAACAAAGCCTAA